Proteins from a genomic interval of Rosa chinensis cultivar Old Blush chromosome 2, RchiOBHm-V2, whole genome shotgun sequence:
- the LOC112184974 gene encoding late embryogenesis abundant protein M17-like — protein sequence MNFKAFILLGLLFGLVLISSIVTADQKSKYENTAVVNEATKETNPEQVDGTKQGGGGYCGRCCWLHGYYYCGNQCCWPEKKESKVVNEAAPYEANPDGYGGGSGGGGREGGWGGSDGGYGRGGGWGGGGGN from the exons ATGAATTTCAAGGCTTTCATTTTGCTAGGGCTTCTGTTTGGGCTTGTTCTTATTTCTTCCATTGTCACAGCTGATCAGAAATCCAAATATGAGAATACAG CTGTAGTGAATGAGGCGACAAAGGAAACGAATCCAGAGCAAGTAGATGGCACTAAGCAAGGTGGTGGAGGATATTGCGGCCGCTGCTGCTGGCTTCATGGCTACTATTATTGTGGTAATCAGTGCTGTTGGCCGGAGAAAAAAGAATCAAAAGTGGTAAACGAAGCCGCTCCTTATGAAGCTAACCCTGATGGATATGGCGGAGGCTCGGGAGGAGGCGGTCGTGAAGGTGGATGGGGAGGAAGTGATGGTGGATATGGAAGAGGTGGCGGCTGGGGTGGTGGAGGAGGAAACTGA